A region of Thiofilum sp. DNA encodes the following proteins:
- a CDS encoding carbonic anhydrase produces the protein MSQILSEVLAANAEYVANFGDKGQLALPPARHFAILTCMDARLDPAKYAGLSEGDAHVIRNAGGRASDDAIRSLVISYKLLGTREWFVIHHTDCGMELFSNEIMGNLLASSLKTATIDANGWHDSGVGEGSGEGRYIQWLTIPQREQSVVEDVKRIRNHPLVPNDIPIYGYIYDCKTGRLVEVPEATEAGRSA, from the coding sequence ATGAGTCAAATACTGAGTGAAGTATTGGCAGCTAATGCAGAGTATGTCGCTAATTTTGGAGATAAAGGGCAGCTCGCCCTGCCACCTGCGCGGCATTTTGCCATTTTAACGTGTATGGATGCCCGCCTTGATCCAGCTAAATATGCGGGTTTGTCTGAGGGGGATGCGCATGTGATTCGTAATGCGGGGGGGCGTGCGAGTGATGATGCTATTCGGTCATTGGTCATTTCTTATAAGTTACTAGGTACGCGTGAGTGGTTTGTGATTCATCATACTGATTGCGGTATGGAGCTGTTTTCTAATGAGATTATGGGCAATTTGCTCGCCAGCAGTTTAAAAACGGCAACAATTGATGCAAACGGTTGGCATGATAGCGGAGTGGGTGAGGGCAGTGGCGAGGGACGCTATATTCAATGGCTCACTATTCCCCAACGTGAGCAAAGTGTGGTGGAGGATGTTAAGCGGATTCGTAATCACCCCTTAGTACCGAATGATATTCCTATTTATGGCTATATTTACGATTGCAAAACCGGACGTTTAGTAGAAGTACCGGAGGCTACTGAGGCAGGGCGTAGTGCCTAG
- the yjeH gene encoding L-methionine/branched-chain amino acid transporter: MARLHQELGILSGTSLLTTSLLGTGIFVIPALGATVAQQESLWSWILLILLVIPLGLTFAELGRRYPHAGGVSHYISRSFGAQWEMLTALLFLTVIPVGLPAALMIAVGFVQSVWALPAWELLLIQILTLLAMLGLGLAGAKTSGQVQLVIALLIIAMVVALWWGTNISLTDITPPAMTENALPDITRAMGVMFWCFVGLEAFAHLGEEFRRPERDLPIAILLGILIAGLVYWACAVVVIKLGAYGTHEANTQSVPHMITLLFGAEARWIAAIIGFLACFASMNIYVQGFARLIWSLADEGKLPRYLAHTNVRKIPTHALYATVLTCMVFATLFWWWQSDLDSLIRYANGNFVLLYLLCMLAGVKLLTGWAQIVAVLSTFLCAFMFVFLGEESYYALAVVGLFMVYALLNKWRAAEVKS, translated from the coding sequence ATGGCGCGATTACATCAGGAGCTAGGCATATTAAGCGGTACTAGCCTGCTCACCACCTCACTCTTAGGCACGGGCATATTTGTGATTCCCGCCTTGGGCGCAACCGTCGCTCAGCAGGAATCACTATGGTCGTGGATATTACTGATCTTATTAGTGATTCCTCTAGGGCTAACCTTTGCAGAGTTGGGGCGACGCTATCCGCATGCAGGAGGGGTGAGCCATTATATTAGCCGTAGCTTTGGCGCTCAGTGGGAAATGCTCACTGCCTTATTATTTCTCACCGTCATACCCGTAGGCTTACCCGCAGCACTCATGATAGCGGTTGGGTTTGTGCAATCGGTGTGGGCTTTGCCTGCTTGGGAATTACTGTTGATTCAAATCCTTACCTTATTAGCTATGTTAGGCTTGGGGCTAGCAGGGGCAAAAACTTCGGGGCAGGTGCAGCTAGTCATTGCTTTATTAATTATTGCTATGGTAGTTGCCTTATGGTGGGGTACGAATATCAGTCTAACAGACATTACCCCTCCCGCGATGACTGAGAATGCCTTGCCCGATATTACCCGTGCTATGGGCGTGATGTTTTGGTGCTTTGTAGGCTTAGAGGCTTTCGCGCATTTAGGCGAGGAATTTCGCCGCCCCGAACGTGATTTACCGATTGCTATATTATTAGGGATTTTAATCGCGGGCTTAGTGTATTGGGCGTGTGCAGTGGTGGTGATTAAGCTTGGAGCCTATGGTACTCATGAAGCCAATACTCAGTCTGTACCGCATATGATCACCTTATTATTTGGAGCGGAGGCGCGTTGGATAGCGGCAATCATTGGCTTTTTGGCGTGTTTTGCTTCCATGAATATTTATGTGCAAGGCTTTGCGCGTTTGATCTGGAGCTTAGCGGATGAGGGTAAATTGCCGCGTTATTTAGCACATACCAATGTGCGTAAAATCCCTACCCATGCGCTTTATGCCACCGTACTGACTTGTATGGTATTTGCAACTTTATTTTGGTGGTGGCAAAGCGATCTGGATAGTTTAATTCGTTATGCCAATGGCAATTTTGTCTTGCTATATCTGTTGTGCATGTTAGCGGGTGTAAAACTATTGACGGGTTGGGCGCAAATTGTAGCGGTCTTAAGCACTTTTTTATGTGCATTTATGTTTGTGTTTTTGGGTGAAGAAAGCTATTACGCGTTGGCGGTGGTTGGGTTATTTATGGTTTATGCGTTGCTCAATAAGTGGCGTGCTGCGGAGGTGAAATCATGA
- a CDS encoding protein tyrosine phosphatase family protein has translation MTILNQRTISPLITSSGQPLFNEIDQIAEQGCKAVINLAMPTSPNAFPEEGFEVIERGMSYFHIPVPFEAPNEWHLQQFFTLMSLLKDEKIWVHCALNYRASAFLYRYYREVLKVSEYEAQAVRLPEWEPDEVWQAFMTAKT, from the coding sequence ATGACTATTTTAAATCAACGCACTATTTCACCGTTGATCACCAGCTCAGGACAGCCCTTATTCAATGAAATCGATCAGATTGCCGAGCAAGGTTGCAAAGCTGTGATTAATCTAGCCATGCCGACCTCACCCAATGCGTTTCCTGAAGAAGGTTTTGAGGTGATTGAGCGTGGTATGAGCTATTTTCATATTCCCGTACCGTTTGAAGCACCGAATGAATGGCATCTGCAACAGTTTTTTACGCTCATGAGCTTGCTTAAGGATGAGAAAATTTGGGTGCATTGTGCGCTCAATTATCGCGCCTCAGCCTTTTTGTATCGTTATTATCGTGAGGTATTAAAGGTATCAGAGTATGAGGCTCAAGCAGTACGCTTGCCAGAGTGGGAACCTGATGAGGTGTGGCAAGCGTTTATGACGGCAAAGACTTGA
- a CDS encoding alpha/beta fold hydrolase translates to MTASVAQQVAALFTRPHRTAMPKTPLDYGMQFETLEFPALDGVSLSAWFIPAKVPNQKLAVMNHPLYCSKYGFVPEGDVAQLVPVHVEFMKTAQHLHNAGFDILFYDLRNHGESASTADGFSGIGAFEWQDAAGAMVYVNQHQQLSQVPVVLVNHCMGANSAIIAMSKRPDLFRNVKALVAVQPISMAYMAEKVAPMLGGNTSLAEVDQAIKDLADWSGRYVTDEYFKGFNSTCALFPSTPRCFD, encoded by the coding sequence ATGACTGCTAGCGTTGCCCAACAAGTTGCTGCTCTGTTTACCCGTCCCCATCGTACTGCTATGCCTAAAACCCCACTGGACTATGGTATGCAGTTTGAAACGCTTGAATTTCCTGCTTTAGATGGTGTGAGTTTATCGGCTTGGTTTATTCCCGCTAAAGTGCCCAATCAAAAATTGGCAGTAATGAATCATCCACTCTATTGCAGCAAATACGGCTTTGTTCCTGAAGGTGATGTGGCTCAGCTTGTACCCGTGCATGTGGAGTTTATGAAAACCGCACAACATCTACATAATGCTGGCTTTGATATTTTGTTTTATGACTTACGTAATCATGGCGAAAGTGCTTCAACTGCTGATGGTTTTAGTGGTATTGGTGCATTTGAATGGCAAGACGCAGCAGGGGCTATGGTTTATGTCAATCAGCATCAGCAATTGAGCCAAGTACCCGTCGTTTTAGTTAATCATTGTATGGGAGCTAATAGCGCCATTATTGCCATGAGCAAACGCCCTGACCTATTCAGAAACGTCAAAGCATTGGTTGCAGTACAACCCATTTCAATGGCATATATGGCTGAAAAGGTTGCGCCCATGTTAGGCGGCAATACTAGCCTCGCTGAAGTCGACCAAGCTATTAAAGACCTAGCAGATTGGTCTGGACGATATGTCACCGATGAGTACTTTAAAGGATTTAACAGTACCTGTGCTCTATTCCCAAGTACGCCAAGATGCTTTGACTAG
- a CDS encoding LysR family transcriptional regulator, translated as MSTKRRDALAGLSTFAAVAHYGSFTKAAAWLDISTVSVSLAVSELEKQLKTQLLIRNTRSVRLTEAGEAFFLQIQPALQTIQDAQQQLQQHSAKPQGLLRLTVPIICHDTIVQPLLQYLQQHAPELRVEVHYSDEFVDIIEQGFDAGIRLRSQIEQDKVAIPLTKPLHSTWVASPEYLKHYGIPDAPIDSEALKALNSHRCILFKYGEHQQLDHWDIHVDNQIQTVKVMPSVVLNQLQHVLSAAKAGLGIVQVMSTSWIRRELERGELVSLWTKYAPSYPEIMLYIPKQRFSSVKIKVLVNAARSLLS; from the coding sequence ATGAGTACTAAACGACGTGATGCTTTAGCAGGCTTAAGTACTTTTGCAGCGGTAGCGCACTATGGCAGCTTTACCAAAGCCGCTGCATGGTTGGATATAAGTACAGTGTCGGTGAGTTTGGCAGTGAGTGAATTAGAAAAACAACTCAAAACCCAACTATTGATCCGTAATACTCGCAGTGTACGTTTGACTGAAGCAGGCGAGGCGTTTTTCCTGCAAATTCAACCCGCTTTACAAACTATTCAAGATGCTCAACAGCAATTACAGCAACATAGCGCAAAACCTCAAGGATTATTGCGTTTAACCGTACCGATTATTTGTCATGACACAATTGTGCAACCGTTATTGCAGTACTTACAGCAACATGCGCCAGAATTGCGCGTAGAGGTGCATTACAGCGACGAGTTTGTGGATATTATTGAGCAAGGTTTTGATGCAGGCATTCGATTACGCTCACAGATCGAACAGGACAAAGTAGCGATTCCTTTGACTAAGCCATTGCACAGTACTTGGGTAGCTAGTCCAGAGTACTTAAAACACTATGGCATACCCGACGCGCCGATTGATTCTGAGGCTTTAAAGGCTCTCAATAGCCATCGCTGTATTTTGTTTAAATACGGTGAGCATCAGCAATTAGATCACTGGGATATTCATGTAGATAATCAAATTCAAACGGTCAAAGTCATGCCCTCTGTGGTACTCAATCAATTGCAGCATGTATTGAGTGCTGCCAAAGCAGGATTGGGTATTGTACAAGTGATGAGTACCAGTTGGATTAGACGAGAATTAGAGCGGGGAGAGTTAGTGAGTTTATGGACTAAGTATGCACCTAGCTATCCAGAAATTATGCTTTATATCCCTAAACAACGCTTTAGTTCGGTGAAAATTAAAGTACTGGTAAACGCTGCGCGGAGTTTACTAAGTTAG
- a CDS encoding ankyrin repeat domain-containing protein, which yields MSMCKTVALSSGMLCSLLFSTSLYAATANVNNMMATGNVAVENPTAQAPAAPARPTMLLPYDHTIRLRAPIRNPTYDKNLLVSLQSNYMLEAERWYSEGADVNSLDSQGRSLLYLSIFSNRLEHVKFLLLRRANVNQRNEDGTTPMGAAVLRGSVQIMQYLFERNASPIGKIENSGESYLQYAVKRGLTDVAQLLMDKGADINERYPTGETLLQVAVGNGAEMIAYQLMMKGADVDAAGSDGVTPLHEAAAKGYVNLAKLLLQRKANVNAVTRKNWSPLHHAARFGHYDMVRLLLSRGADPTIRNTDGKSPLGLARQLQHINVSELLSSR from the coding sequence ATGTCCATGTGTAAGACAGTCGCACTCTCTAGCGGAATGTTATGCTCTTTACTATTCAGTACCTCGCTCTATGCGGCTACTGCTAATGTTAATAATATGATGGCGACTGGCAATGTAGCGGTAGAGAATCCTACGGCTCAAGCGCCTGCCGCTCCGGCAAGACCGACCATGTTATTGCCCTATGACCACACCATTCGCTTAAGAGCACCGATTAGAAATCCTACTTACGATAAAAACCTTCTGGTCTCTTTACAAAGTAACTATATGCTTGAAGCCGAGCGTTGGTACAGTGAAGGTGCAGACGTAAATAGCCTCGATTCCCAAGGTCGCAGCTTATTGTATCTATCTATTTTCTCTAATCGCCTTGAGCACGTTAAATTCCTGTTATTACGTCGCGCTAATGTGAACCAACGTAATGAAGACGGTACAACTCCAATGGGTGCAGCAGTTCTACGCGGTTCAGTGCAAATAATGCAATACCTGTTTGAGCGTAATGCCTCTCCTATCGGCAAAATCGAAAACAGTGGCGAGAGCTATCTGCAATATGCGGTGAAACGGGGTCTCACTGATGTAGCGCAATTGCTCATGGATAAAGGTGCGGATATTAATGAGCGCTATCCTACGGGCGAAACGTTATTACAAGTCGCGGTAGGTAATGGTGCTGAAATGATCGCCTATCAACTGATGATGAAAGGTGCGGATGTCGATGCAGCGGGCAGCGATGGGGTAACTCCTTTACACGAAGCCGCCGCCAAAGGTTATGTCAATCTAGCTAAGCTACTACTACAACGCAAAGCTAATGTGAATGCAGTGACTCGCAAAAACTGGTCGCCATTACATCATGCCGCCCGTTTTGGTCACTATGATATGGTGCGTTTATTATTGTCACGCGGCGCTGATCCCACCATTCGCAATACCGATGGTAAAAGTCCTTTAGGGCTTGCCCGTCAACTCCAGCATATCAATGTAAGTGAACTATTATCCTCACGATAG
- a CDS encoding lytic murein transglycosylase — translation MRILSLGLLLSSLALHNAWACQNTTDFKSWLADFKQHAAREGITPSVIQQTLSSVKLDPSVIQRDRNQGVFAQTFLQFSDKKVSSNRLTIGRSQLKKNAALFNKIEARYGVPAEVLTAFWGLETDFGAVLGDFATIPALATLAYDCRRPERFRPELLHALWLVQKGDITPAKMRGAWAGELGQLQFLPSGYNLHGVDFDGNGQRNIIASKADALASAASLLKHYGWRAGEPWLLEVKVPKQMDWAKARLDNKLPLSTWSAEGVTRANGTALPKNGVAALLLPMGRNGPAFLAYPNFDAYLQWNESSVYSLTAAYFATRLAGAAPLKRGNAPVATLSLSQVKTLQTKLRNKGYRIEKIDGIIGQETMNATRKLQQQLGLPADGYPDMNLFNQL, via the coding sequence ATGCGTATTCTATCCCTAGGGCTACTCCTCTCCAGCCTAGCACTCCACAACGCTTGGGCCTGCCAAAACACCACCGACTTTAAAAGCTGGCTCGCCGACTTTAAACAACACGCCGCCCGCGAAGGCATCACCCCTAGCGTCATCCAACAAACACTAAGCTCGGTCAAACTCGACCCCAGCGTCATCCAACGCGACCGCAACCAAGGCGTCTTTGCCCAAACCTTCTTACAATTCTCCGACAAAAAAGTCTCCAGTAACCGCCTCACCATCGGGCGCAGTCAACTCAAAAAAAACGCCGCGCTATTTAATAAAATCGAAGCCCGCTATGGCGTACCCGCTGAAGTACTCACGGCTTTTTGGGGCTTAGAAACCGATTTTGGCGCCGTATTAGGCGACTTTGCCACCATCCCCGCTCTTGCTACCCTAGCCTATGACTGTCGTCGCCCCGAACGCTTCCGCCCTGAACTGCTACACGCCCTCTGGCTGGTACAAAAAGGCGATATAACCCCCGCTAAAATGCGCGGTGCGTGGGCAGGTGAATTAGGTCAATTACAATTTTTACCCTCTGGCTATAACTTGCACGGAGTGGATTTTGACGGCAATGGACAGCGCAATATCATTGCCTCCAAAGCCGATGCTTTAGCATCAGCCGCAAGCTTATTAAAACACTACGGTTGGCGAGCGGGAGAACCTTGGCTCCTAGAAGTGAAAGTCCCCAAACAAATGGATTGGGCAAAGGCGCGTTTAGATAATAAATTGCCTTTGAGTACTTGGAGTGCGGAGGGAGTGACACGCGCTAATGGGACAGCACTGCCCAAAAACGGAGTTGCCGCTCTACTCTTACCGATGGGACGGAATGGGCCTGCTTTTTTGGCTTATCCTAATTTTGATGCCTACTTACAGTGGAATGAATCCAGTGTATACTCTTTGACCGCTGCCTATTTTGCGACCCGTTTAGCGGGCGCTGCACCTTTAAAACGTGGCAATGCTCCGGTCGCAACTTTGAGCCTAAGCCAAGTTAAAACGCTGCAAACCAAGTTGCGCAACAAAGGCTATAGGATCGAAAAAATAGACGGCATTATTGGGCAGGAAACCATGAATGCCACCCGTAAACTACAACAACAACTAGGGCTACCAGCGGACGGATACCCTGATATGAACTTGTTTAATCAGCTCTAA
- a CDS encoding leucine-rich repeat protein has translation MSKRALKLIGEAKEKRLTRLDLGKCALTKLPDKLFGLEWLEELVLANDWREWEIETQQWELKRSQNQWAANQIHAIPYQIQKLSKLTVLIASGNNIRDLSSLSELSQLQTLDLSSNQISDVSALSGLSQLQKLYLGANQISNVSALSGLSQLQTLDLSYNQISDLSALSSLSQLQTLDLSSNQISDLSALSSLSQLQTLYLGKNQISDVSALLGLSQLQTLYLGANQISDLSALLGLSQLQKLDLMGNQISDLSQIINLIEKGLPVSLKKNDWSDKKISLYNNPLGNPPVSIVEQGNEAILNYFKQLEDQGVEQLNEAKLIIVGEPAAGKTTLMETLLDEDFELSKDTESTLGVQVRTGWTFPHPNKPDTIFTTNIWDFGGQQIQYMTHQFFLTPSAAYVLVSANDRKEPTNFPYWFKIIHLLGEEQGRYSPVLVVLNEKDDKFINKFNFDRKFYEERYPELQIEVCEVNLDKRDDHFKAMRSTIQRMLSQLSHVTDPRPARWKDIRAALQECAKTTNHISFEKYSAICSEHAVEDEESQLVLSRYLHKLGSLLHFTDDPSLHNFIILNPQWAVDAVYSVLNNNEVARKDGYFSRAQVEAIWRDKYNHDERCKLLSLMQKENFEICYPLNYQKDLYIAPQLLNAEQMPFIWDNKDNLRFRFQYKFMPEGIITRLIVRLNTILACGIEGKQLIWRKGAVFTERDCRALVQEEENRDGLKIIDIAINGNVNERKYLLRRLRDEIQDIHHKWFRNIQAEQMIPCICTYCTDPQHKDAKFFEYQVLQRALNKGKATIECDKEFIDVSVKGLLEGVFEDEDLSPKREQVLGNIYNIQTGDDAQIIVGKKNRQTNKSHNKTRP, from the coding sequence ATGTCAAAACGCGCATTGAAATTGATTGGTGAAGCTAAGGAAAAGCGTTTAACTCGATTGGATTTAGGTAAGTGCGCACTTACTAAATTACCAGATAAGTTATTCGGGTTAGAGTGGTTAGAAGAATTAGTGTTGGCTAATGATTGGCGGGAGTGGGAGATTGAAACGCAACAATGGGAGCTGAAACGAAGTCAGAATCAGTGGGCAGCTAATCAAATTCATGCTATTCCTTATCAAATACAAAAGCTCTCAAAACTTACCGTACTTATTGCATCGGGAAATAATATTCGTGATCTGAGTTCGCTGTCGGAGCTGTCGCAGCTCCAAACGCTCGATCTAAGTTCCAACCAAATCAGTGATGTGAGTGCGCTGTCGGGTCTGTCGCAGCTCCAAAAGCTCTATCTAGGTGCGAACCAAATCAGTAATGTGAGTGCGCTGTCGGGTCTGTCGCAGCTCCAAACGCTCGATCTAAGTTACAACCAAATCAGTGATCTGAGTGCGCTGTCAAGTCTGTCGCAGCTCCAAACGCTCGATCTAAGTTCCAACCAAATCAGTGATCTGAGTGCGCTGTCAAGTCTGTCGCAGCTCCAAACGCTCTATCTAGGCAAGAACCAAATCAGTGATGTAAGTGCGCTGTTGGGTCTGTCGCAGCTCCAAACGCTCTATCTAGGTGCGAACCAAATCAGTGATCTGAGTGCGCTGTTGGGTCTGTCGCAGCTCCAAAAGCTCGATCTAATGGGCAACCAAATCAGTGATCTGAGTCAGATAATTAATTTAATAGAAAAAGGGCTTCCTGTTAGTTTGAAAAAAAATGATTGGTCGGATAAGAAAATAAGTTTATACAATAATCCTTTGGGAAACCCTCCTGTCTCCATAGTCGAACAAGGCAATGAAGCCATTCTCAACTACTTCAAACAATTAGAAGATCAAGGGGTTGAGCAACTCAACGAAGCCAAACTCATTATCGTAGGTGAACCTGCCGCAGGTAAAACCACTTTAATGGAAACCTTGCTTGATGAGGATTTTGAGCTAAGTAAAGACACCGAAAGTACTCTAGGTGTGCAGGTGCGCACAGGCTGGACATTTCCCCATCCCAATAAACCCGATACCATTTTCACCACCAATATCTGGGATTTTGGCGGGCAACAAATTCAATACATGACCCACCAATTTTTCCTCACTCCTAGTGCCGCCTATGTCCTCGTCTCCGCCAATGACCGCAAAGAACCGACCAACTTTCCCTATTGGTTTAAAATCATTCACCTACTCGGCGAAGAACAAGGGCGCTATAGCCCTGTGCTGGTCGTGCTCAATGAAAAAGACGATAAATTCATTAACAAATTTAACTTTGACCGCAAATTTTACGAGGAGCGCTACCCAGAGCTACAAATTGAAGTCTGTGAAGTCAATCTAGATAAACGCGACGACCATTTCAAAGCGATGCGTAGCACTATCCAGCGTATGCTGAGCCAACTGTCTCACGTCACCGACCCGCGCCCCGCCCGCTGGAAAGATATTCGCGCCGCCCTACAAGAGTGCGCTAAAACTACCAACCATATTAGCTTTGAAAAGTATTCAGCCATTTGCAGCGAACACGCCGTCGAGGACGAGGAAAGCCAGTTAGTGTTGAGCCGCTACCTACATAAATTGGGTAGCCTATTGCATTTCACTGATGATCCTAGCCTGCATAATTTCATTATTCTCAATCCGCAATGGGCAGTGGATGCGGTCTATAGTGTGCTGAATAATAATGAAGTAGCGCGTAAGGATGGTTATTTTAGTCGTGCTCAAGTAGAGGCGATTTGGAGGGATAAATACAATCATGATGAGCGCTGCAAGCTATTGAGTTTAATGCAAAAAGAAAATTTCGAGATTTGCTACCCACTCAATTACCAAAAAGATTTATACATTGCCCCGCAACTCCTCAATGCCGAACAGATGCCCTTTATTTGGGATAATAAAGACAATCTACGCTTCCGCTTTCAATATAAATTCATGCCCGAAGGCATTATTACCCGCCTGATCGTGCGCTTAAATACTATTTTGGCGTGTGGGATTGAAGGCAAGCAATTGATTTGGCGCAAGGGGGCAGTCTTTACTGAGCGCGATTGCAGAGCTTTAGTTCAGGAAGAAGAAAACCGCGACGGCTTAAAAATCATTGATATAGCCATCAATGGTAATGTCAATGAACGCAAGTATTTACTCAGACGCCTCCGTGATGAAATTCAAGATATTCACCATAAATGGTTTCGCAACATTCAAGCCGAACAAATGATTCCGTGTATCTGCACTTATTGCACTGACCCGCAACATAAAGACGCTAAGTTCTTTGAGTATCAAGTACTTCAGCGAGCCTTGAATAAAGGCAAAGCTACCATCGAATGTGACAAAGAGTTTATTGATGTATCGGTAAAAGGATTACTAGAAGGTGTGTTTGAGGACGAGGATTTATCGCCTAAGAGAGAACAGGTACTAGGCAATATTTACAATATTCAAACAGGAGACGATGCACAAATCATCGTTGGTAAAAAGAATAGGCAAACTAATAAATCCCACAATAAAACTCGACCCTAA
- the elbB gene encoding isoprenoid biosynthesis glyoxalase ElbB, with amino-acid sequence MTKVAVILSGCGVFDGAEIFESVLTLLALEHEGCEYQCFAPNIPQYHVINHLTGEVMNETRNVMVEASRIARGKVQDLASANAAEFDAVIVPGGFGAAKNLSDFAFKGADCTVQADVLQFCQAIAAQGKPLGFVCIAPAMIPKIFGEGAKLTIGDDVGTAAAIEQMGGEHVSCPVDSFVVDEERKVVSTPAYMLANKIMDAEAGITKLVKEVVRLARV; translated from the coding sequence ATGACTAAAGTAGCAGTGATTTTATCGGGCTGTGGAGTATTTGACGGCGCTGAGATTTTTGAAAGTGTGCTCACTCTATTGGCACTCGAACACGAAGGCTGTGAGTATCAGTGTTTTGCGCCTAATATTCCGCAATACCATGTGATCAATCATCTCACGGGTGAGGTGATGAATGAGACACGTAATGTGATGGTAGAAGCCTCACGCATTGCACGCGGTAAGGTGCAAGATTTAGCCAGTGCTAATGCGGCTGAGTTTGATGCGGTAATTGTGCCAGGGGGCTTTGGAGCGGCTAAAAACTTAAGTGATTTTGCTTTTAAAGGGGCGGATTGTACGGTTCAAGCGGATGTATTGCAGTTTTGTCAAGCCATAGCCGCACAAGGTAAACCGTTAGGCTTTGTGTGTATTGCGCCTGCGATGATTCCAAAGATTTTTGGTGAGGGTGCAAAACTGACCATTGGTGATGATGTGGGCACGGCGGCGGCGATTGAGCAAATGGGCGGTGAGCATGTGAGTTGTCCGGTGGATAGTTTTGTGGTGGATGAGGAACGTAAGGTAGTCAGTACCCCTGCCTATATGTTGGCGAATAAGATTATGGATGCCGAGGCGGGGATTACTAAGCTGGTTAAGGAAGTGGTGCGTTTGGCACGGGTTTGA
- the soxY gene encoding thiosulfate oxidation carrier protein SoxY: MKRRKFLGNALALSATGAALSAGLVTPQWAMAADAAAPAAASPFDLKALEEVLKSLNATEAKASDAIKIKAPEIAENGAVVPVAVSTTLAGVTAISLVVSNNPTPLAATFTILEGASPDVSTRIKMAKTAEVMAIVQAADGVHMAKQEVKVTLGGCGG, encoded by the coding sequence ATGAAGCGGAGAAAATTTTTAGGTAACGCGCTGGCTCTCAGTGCCACCGGTGCGGCATTGAGTGCAGGCTTAGTGACGCCTCAATGGGCAATGGCTGCCGATGCAGCCGCACCAGCCGCTGCGAGTCCTTTTGACCTAAAAGCATTAGAAGAAGTATTGAAGTCACTGAATGCTACCGAAGCTAAAGCTTCTGATGCGATTAAAATCAAAGCGCCTGAAATTGCTGAAAATGGTGCAGTAGTTCCAGTAGCTGTGTCTACCACACTGGCCGGTGTGACTGCTATTAGCCTAGTCGTGAGTAATAACCCCACTCCTTTGGCAGCGACTTTTACTATTTTAGAGGGTGCAAGCCCCGATGTATCCACGCGCATTAAAATGGCTAAAACCGCAGAGGTGATGGCTATTGTACAAGCAGCCGATGGAGTACATATGGCTAAGCAGGAAGTGAAAGTAACACTAGGCGGCTGTGGCGGTTAA
- the soxZ gene encoding thiosulfate oxidation carrier complex protein SoxZ, which produces MSSIKLKAKAIDGGLIEVKALMTHPMETGLRKDSAGELIPAHFISEVVVTANDKEVMKANWGGSISKNPYMAFTYKGAAGDKVKLTWKDTKGGTDTDEVVAA; this is translated from the coding sequence ATGTCGAGCATTAAATTAAAGGCGAAAGCGATTGACGGCGGTCTGATCGAAGTGAAAGCGCTGATGACCCATCCTATGGAAACGGGGCTACGTAAAGATTCTGCGGGTGAATTGATTCCTGCCCACTTTATCAGTGAAGTCGTGGTCACGGCTAATGATAAAGAAGTGATGAAAGCTAATTGGGGTGGCTCTATTTCTAAAAATCCTTATATGGCATTCACCTATAAAGGAGCAGCGGGTGATAAAGTGAAGCTCACTTGGAAAGATACCAAAGGTGGGACAGATACTGATGAGGTTGTAGCTGCTTAA